The Acutalibacter muris genomic sequence CCAATATGACGACAGCGTCAGCCAGGAGAGCGGTATCCCTGTATACTCGGTGAGCGGGGCGCCGTTCACGACTCAACGCGAGGGGGAACTGGGGCAAAAGATCGAAAGCACAGTGATGCCTTCCCAATGCCGCCGTTTTGACGAGGTTACAGAAGATTTCTGGGGACCGGGAGGCCTTGGGATGATATGGACGGAATGGATAGAGCAACTCAAATTGTGGGACCGTAATTGGCTCCCGGTGATACCCACTAACGGAGTGCAGCTCCTTCCCACATTCCACTCGAAAAACGCCTACATGGATCGTGGGCGTGAAATTACGGCTGAGGAGTTTAAGAAGGGCAGCAATGTATGTATGATCTCCGATAAGATTGCATTGAACGGGATAAAAGTGGGGGATACAATAAACCTTCCAATGTATATGGCTTTTTATGGATTCCAGCCAGACCGCTTTTATACATTTGAGTTCCCGTTCGCCTATGACTTTAGCCCATTAAACGCGGAAGGTGAAGCTTATGGGCCGTTCTGGCAAAAGGAGTATGAGGTCGTAGGCATATACCGGCAGCTGACCCCCGGAGCGGGAGAATTATATGGGGAAGCTGTCATAATCCCAAGTAAGTCGGTCACCGTTTCAGATGAAAACAATATCGTATATTATGCCCCCATGAATAGTTGGAGTACATCTTTTCAGATACCTAACGGCAAGATCAGCGAGTTCAACACAGCCCTGCATAAGGCCGTCCCGGAGGCCTCGAAACTAAAAATCGTGTATAACGACAATGGCTATGAGGAGGTCATGGCAAGCCTATACAATGCGCGGCTAAGTACAGCCCTTCTTCTGGGGGCAAGTATCCTGGCAGGGCTGGTGGTGATACTCCTCCTATTGTACTTCTTTGTGGTAAAGGAAAAGAAGCGGACTGCCATCGAACGCAGTTTAGGAATGACAAAAAATCAGTGCAGAGCCTCGATACTATCCGGGCTTATGGCATTGGCCGTTCCGGCGGTGCTCTTAGGGGGCTGGATAAGCTGGGGCATGATGAATATTGAGGCCGTACCCGTACAGGAGGGCGGACACTCAGAGGACAATATCGAAACGGTATCCTTCAGCCGTGAATATAGCCTATGGGCAGAAAGTGAGAGCTCTGTGACGGATATAGGGTTTGAGGAAGTGGACATATATTTTCAGATGTTGTCTTATTTTCTTGTTCCATTGTGCATCGTTTTGACTGTCTTGTTGCTGACAGTTTTTATAGTAAACAGAAACCTGAAGATAGAGCCTATAATTCTGCTGGGCGGAAGGGAGTGAGCAATGAAAGTATGTGTAATTGATGAGTGGTTGGATGGGAATTTGTTGAGCAAAATTGTAAATGAGACAGTAAGTATTGAATATATTGGCGGCGAAAAAACAGACCCGGCTTTCCCAAAGATTAGCCACGGTACAATTTGTATGTCGCTATTGGTTGAAGCATTACAAGAATACAAATTGCTGGACTGTGTGCACCTAATCCATTTATCGGTCTCGACGGACAGAGAACTTCGATCATACTCTAAGATGCTACAGGCAATAAAGTATTGCATGGAACATCATGTAGATATTGTATCTATAAGTATCGGCGTATTCCAAAGGAGTTTGGGCATCGAATTGGCAAATAATATTAACAACCAATCACTATATGTTGCAGCTACAGCAAATGATTTCACTATAACCTATCCGGCTTCTATGCCGGAAGTTTTGGGGGTAAGGTATGCCAGAGATAAGATAAAGAGTGTATATAAGATATCATCTGCACCTTCAGATGGCGTTGACATAGATGCAAGACTCCCAGAAACTTCGGTAATGAAACTTATAGAAGAAAAATACGGAATAAGGACTCAAGAGTCAAATAGCGCGGTTGCACCAAGAGTATGTGCAGAACTTGTTGCCGCAGAATTAAAAATCGGAAAACCCTTAACAAAAGAAATAGCACTTGAATGGCTAGCTAAGAGAGGAACTATCGACAAGGGAGGTTTTCAAGTGCCGTATGCAATGAGAAAAGCGGAAGATGATAAATGTCCAACTGTCTTTTTGCCGGTAGACAATACTGACAATGAGCAGATAAATAAAATCATTGCACTGCAAAAACACTTTGAGGCTAGAGGGTATACATGTGGTGTTATAAG encodes the following:
- a CDS encoding ABC transporter permease; this encodes MMTSIKQIIRKPGKALIFFLLIIIVTVLLSFSTVSMLQTNQRIDTVEGQFSTIATVEQELRPGDAFLHADMLDFEGAEYVNPPETRPYYLARVPGVNNSGLHSHIESASVHIAEFTPVESGGYTEPVKMQIVKSYYDKYDHTKANWIGFGSQEKDLEAGDVAYFLQDYIKTPTSYEKGKTYIANFQYDDSVSQESGIPVYSVSGAPFTTQREGELGQKIESTVMPSQCRRFDEVTEDFWGPGGLGMIWTEWIEQLKLWDRNWLPVIPTNGVQLLPTFHSKNAYMDRGREITAEEFKKGSNVCMISDKIALNGIKVGDTINLPMYMAFYGFQPDRFYTFEFPFAYDFSPLNAEGEAYGPFWQKEYEVVGIYRQLTPGAGELYGEAVIIPSKSVTVSDENNIVYYAPMNSWSTSFQIPNGKISEFNTALHKAVPEASKLKIVYNDNGYEEVMASLYNARLSTALLLGASILAGLVVILLLLYFFVVKEKKRTAIERSLGMTKNQCRASILSGLMALAVPAVLLGGWISWGMMNIEAVPVQEGGHSEDNIETVSFSREYSLWAESESSVTDIGFEEVDIYFQMLSYFLVPLCIVLTVLLLTVFIVNRNLKIEPIILLGGRE
- a CDS encoding S8 family serine peptidase → MKVCVIDEWLDGNLLSKIVNETVSIEYIGGEKTDPAFPKISHGTICMSLLVEALQEYKLLDCVHLIHLSVSTDRELRSYSKMLQAIKYCMEHHVDIVSISIGVFQRSLGIELANNINNQSLYVAATANDFTITYPASMPEVLGVRYARDKIKSVYKISSAPSDGVDIDARLPETSVMKLIEEKYGIRTQESNSAVAPRVCAELVAAELKIGKPLTKEIALEWLAKRGTIDKGGFQVPYAMRKAEDDKCPTVFLPVDNTDNEQINKIIALQKHFEARGYTCGVISDFFAVSDFLQGRYRLNSSHIAESIDYYQSTTSENLFLLFAKEKLFSEEMVDWCIPKWWNKHQSELCDMILQKFPEEAY